AGTATCGGAGTCAACCCATTTATCTATGACGAATGTGCGACCCGAGTACATAAATTACAAACAAAAATACACGAATTATTCGTGTATTTTTGTTTGTCTAAAATTGCTAAAATGTATTTATGGATAATAACGATGAATATAAAAACCATCACTATGTTCCTCAATGGTATCAAAAGAAATTTATGTTACCAGGCGAATCTGAGCTTTTTTACTTAGACATGAAGCCTAATTTTGCAATTGACTCTAAAGGAAATAAACACCAAAAAAGATCTTTATGGAAACAAGGGAGTAAAAAATGTTTTGTTGAAGAAGATTTATATACAACAAAAATTCCTAATATTAAACCAGAAGATATTGAAAAGCATTTCTTTGGACAAATAGACGTTAAAGGAAAGCCTGCCGTAGAATATTTCGAAGATTTTGATTACCCATTAAAAACATGGGGTACGTCACTTGAAGATATTTTAGTTTATATGAGTGCGCAAAAATTGCGTACTCCGAAAGGACTTTCTTTTTTAAGTAATAAGATTGGGAGTACAAACAAAGATGATATTTTAAGCACAATGATTGGGCTTAGTCGACTTCATGCTGCGATATGGACGGAATGCGTTTGGTTGATAGCTGATGCATCACAGTCAGAAACAAAATTCATAATTTCAGATCATCCTGTAACCGTCTATAATCGAGAATGTGGCCCTAGTTCTCAATCGTGTAGAGAGTCGAATGATCCTGATATATGGCTTCAGGGCACGCATACAATCTTTCCTCTTTCTTTAGACAAGGTACTTATCTTGACTAACCTGTCTTGGGTAAGAAATCCATACCAAAAAGCAACAGACCTTCGTCCGAACTCAAACCCTTTTCGAAATGCAATATTTAGATTTACAGATGTTCAAGTAAGAAGACACTTGGATGAGCAGGAAGTTCGTGAGATTAATTTTATTATTAAAAATAGAGCGAGACGATTTGTTGCGGCGGCAAAAAGTGAATGGCTTTATCCTGAGAAATATATCTCAAAATCTAACTGGAATAATTATGGACATGGTTATTTATTAATGCCAGACCCAAGAGCTATACATTGGGGCGGAACCATAATATGGGGCGGTGGACCTGGCGGGTATGGTTCTATGGATGAATATGGAAGATTGCCAGGGGATCCTGATTTCGAGGGAGGATCAAATAAAGATATGGAGTATAAAACGCTACCCTGGTTTCAAGGAGAGTTCGCAGAATTATTTGGTCCATATAGAAGAGGTCGCTGCATGCAAACTCTAGAAATTGAGAAAGAACGTGATAGCGATGATTCTCATAAATATCACTTAGACTTAAAGAAAAAGAAATACAAGGATAGAAAAAAGTAATTCAGTCGCTAGTTGAGAATACCTCTGGTAAAGTTGAAGGGCCGCCTGCAAATGCATTTACGTTGGTGAATTTGAAAGATAATCTTGTATCCGTAAAAGTTCTGGGGAAGAGTGGATTAAGTTACGAAATTAGAATCTAATACTGGAAAGACAGATAGTTTATGGCTATACTGTAATTGTTCGGATTTCTTCTACGACCCAATGTTTCCTTCAGGATGCCTTTGGACGTAACAGCGCTTTCCCGTTTCACTATTACGTGCCACCTTCCCCACGCCCCTGGCTTCATGCATTTTTGTTTGGCGCGATCTTTTCGAATTAGACATGATGATGGCGGAGCCCATATCTAATATAGGGCTACTCGCCAACTTGATGTATAATACTGTAAATAACTAAATTTAAGCATATGTCTCAAGAAGAATTTGATCCACACGACGAAAAATACAATAAGGTTAAAGATCTTCCGTGGCATGAAAGAGGAAGATATATTGACTTAGAAAGCGGGGGCTTTGTCGAAAAAACCGTGGTCGAGAATTCAGAGTTAAATCAAAGGTTGGCTGACTTGGTAAATAGGGCAGTTGATATCTTAAAACGAGATGTAAGAGATAGCGGGATAGTAGAGGAAGAAGTTAAATTAAAACACGACGAAGCTGTAAAAAATAAAGATTGGGATGGGGCCATGGTGTATGATAAAATATTGCGCCCTTTTCGTGACGCGAGGAATCTACCCTTGGTAATATTCAATAGTGAGACTGGAAGTGGTGAATTCCTTAATTATTCAGAGAAAGCCCAAGCTATTTTTTTAGATTTAGTTGATCCAAAAGATATTGAGGTTGTTGCAGAAATTTTGGGAGACAACAGATTCTCCAATCGTTTTGAGTTAATTCGGCGAATGGATGAATCAACTTTGCAATCAGCATATGATCATATAAAAAATACAAATCTTTGGATTGCGGGAGAGTTTGTGGATGGTTCCAACGACAAGGATTTTAAGATTAGAGTACTTAGGGAAATTTCTGAGAAGATAGACGATCCCGGCACCGTATCTGTAATAAAAATGCGCATTGGGAAATTCTTAATTCAGAACGGATTTGAAAAAGATTTTTTTGATTTATGTGATTCAGGCCTCTTAGATACAAATCTTGGGATATATTTGAAGAGTATCAGGTCAAATGAGATTTTGTTCGAGATAGCAAAAAGATCTAAGTATCCATTCGATGTATTAAGGTGTGTGTCAGATCCCGCTATCTTTGCTAAGATAATCGAGACTCAAGCAAAAGATTTTACTTTCGAGAATGAAAGAGCGAGAGACGCGCTTATCCCGCGAGTAAGAGGGTTAAAACATGCCTTAGAAAATGAGCCGATTATAGTCGGCGTCGGCGAGATTGAAGATAGGAATAAATTTATTGTTACTTTACCTATTTTTGATCCTCACGGGGTAGACGACCAACAATTAAGCGAGCAATCAAGATATTTTATAGCTTGGGGTGGTTTGCGTTCGGGAGGTGGTACTCATAAATCTATTTTAGCGAGCTTAAAAGAGGAGCACCCGCATCTTTCTGACAGTATTACTGTCGGTGGGTATATTAGCATTGATAACAGAGATGATAAGGTAATCGTTGTATTTAATAACCACAGCGGCGATTTTGGTTATTACGATCTAAATATTGTAGAGAAATTTAGGCCTCAAATAGAGAAAGCGTTGAAAGACAGCCTGGGTAAAGAAGTCGAGGTTACAATGGAGTCCTCAAGTTAGCTTCGAACTTTATTAGTTGGTTGTTTTACAATTTCTAGCGGATTATTTTTTGAAGATTAAGACGTAGGGGAATGTGGCATGGAATTGAAAAGATAAAAATGCTAAATTTAAAGCAACAACAAAATAATTAATAATAATCGAACAAATCTATGGAAAAAAATTGTCAGGCATGTGGAATGCCCCTAACCAAAAAAGAAGACTTTGATAATGGAGACGAGAATTCAAATTTTTGTCTGTATTGCGTTAATACCGATGGTAGCGTTAAGTCGTGCGAAGAAATTTTCGAGGGCGGTGTCCAATTCTTTATGACTCAGATTGAAGGCGATCGACAAATGGCAGAAAAAGTAACCAGAAAGAATATGGGAGAGCTATCGTATTGGCGGGACAAAAATTGCGAGGTTCTAAAAGGCGAAATGGCGACCGATGAAGAATTCGCCGAAGTGATGAAAAAATTGAGCTAAAGATCTTTAGTCTATGGATTATTGGCAAAGTATTATTCTAGGTATAGTCGAGGGACTTACGGAATTTCTTCCTATTTCTTCTACGGCCCATTTAATTTTAGGTGGGAAAATTCTCAACATCGTCCAGACGGAGTTTGTAAAAAGTTTTGAAATCGTTATTCAGCTTGGTGCAATCTTGGCGGTTATATGGCTGTATTGGAAGAGAATAGTGTCTAGCAAGGAGATAATTAAAAGAATTATCGTTGCCTTTCTGCCAACGGCAATTTTCGGCTTTCTGCTCTATAAGATATTCAAGGGTTATTTAATGGAAAACTTGGCCGTCATTGTTTGGGCGTTAATA
Above is a genomic segment from Candidatus Yanofskybacteria bacterium containing:
- a CDS encoding AraC family transcriptional regulator produces the protein MEKNCQACGMPLTKKEDFDNGDENSNFCLYCVNTDGSVKSCEEIFEGGVQFFMTQIEGDRQMAEKVTRKNMGELSYWRDKNCEVLKGEMATDEEFAEVMKKLS